The following are from one region of the Halarcobacter sp. genome:
- the rpsT gene encoding 30S ribosomal protein S20, producing the protein MANHKSAEKRARQTKVKTERNRFYKTRIKNVTKDVLVAIEAADKEKAAEAIKAANKYIHHCVSKGILKKGNAARKVSRLQTKVNAI; encoded by the coding sequence ATGGCAAATCATAAATCTGCTGAAAAAAGAGCAAGACAAACTAAGGTAAAAACTGAAAGAAACAGATTTTACAAAACTAGAATTAAAAACGTAACAAAAGATGTATTAGTTGCAATCGAAGCTGCTGATAAAGAAAAAGCTGCTGAAGCAATCAAAGCTGCTAACAAATATATTCACCACTGTGTTTCAAAAGGTATCCTTAAAAAAGGTAACGCAGCAAGAAAAGTTAGTAGATTACAAACTAAAGTAAATGCTATATAA
- the lspA gene encoding signal peptidase II: MKNRIKITFFIFASIFIIDQIIKYGFANFDWDVEGPIMSLQLAYNYGVAFSMFSFLAEYLKFIQLALVLAGTIYLYKNKDVFYEYYIPVGLLYAGGLSNILDRFTYGGVVDYLYWHYGFEFAIFNLADVIIDLAVVIIIYKQIKDSKKVNQEKEENGKNL, translated from the coding sequence ATGAAAAATAGAATAAAAATTACATTTTTTATCTTTGCATCAATATTTATTATTGATCAGATAATTAAATATGGCTTTGCTAATTTTGATTGGGATGTAGAAGGTCCAATAATGTCATTACAATTGGCATATAATTATGGTGTGGCATTTTCTATGTTTTCATTTTTAGCTGAATATCTTAAGTTTATTCAATTAGCTTTAGTTTTAGCTGGAACAATATATTTGTATAAAAATAAAGATGTATTTTATGAATATTATATTCCAGTAGGCTTATTGTATGCTGGGGGCTTATCTAATATCTTAGATAGGTTTACTTATGGGGGAGTTGTTGATTATCTTTATTGGCATTACGGTTTTGAATTTGCAATATTTAACTTAGCAGATGTGATAATAGATTTAGCTGTTGTTATAATTATTTATAAACAAATTAAAGATTCAAAAAAAGTTAATCAAGAAAAAGAAGAAAATGGTAAGAATTTGTAG
- the prfA gene encoding peptide chain release factor 1, with amino-acid sequence MLQDKLQPFIDRYEEINNLLISPDITSDIKKMTDLSKEQSSIEPIVTKAKEYKKVLEDIEDNKLMLDDDELGELAKEELKDLESLKPQLEEEIKFLMIPKDPNDEKNIYLELRAGTGGDEAAIFVGDLFRGYLRYAENNGWKVEIMNQSESEAGGYKEIVALFKGDHVYSKLKFEGGTHRVQRVPATESQGRVHTSAITVAVMPEVDDVEIEINPNDLKIDVMRASGNGGQSVNTTDSAVRITHIPTGIVVTNQDQKSQHKNKDKAMKVLKARLYDIQMQEKMEAEGANRKEQVGTGDRSGRIRTYNYPQNRVSDHRINLTLYRLDYIMNDGLFNEIIDPLITDYQARLIEANGL; translated from the coding sequence ATGCTACAAGATAAACTACAGCCTTTTATAGACAGATATGAAGAGATTAATAATTTATTAATCTCTCCTGACATCACATCTGATATAAAAAAGATGACAGATCTTTCTAAAGAACAATCAAGTATTGAACCAATTGTTACTAAAGCAAAAGAATATAAGAAAGTATTAGAAGATATAGAAGATAATAAACTAATGCTTGACGATGATGAATTAGGTGAATTAGCAAAAGAGGAATTAAAAGATTTAGAATCATTAAAACCTCAATTGGAAGAAGAGATAAAATTCTTAATGATTCCAAAAGATCCTAATGATGAAAAAAATATATATTTAGAGCTTAGAGCAGGAACTGGTGGAGATGAAGCTGCAATTTTCGTAGGTGACCTTTTTAGAGGTTATTTAAGATATGCAGAAAATAATGGTTGGAAAGTAGAGATCATGAACCAAAGTGAGAGTGAAGCTGGTGGCTATAAAGAGATTGTTGCCTTATTTAAAGGTGACCATGTTTACTCAAAACTAAAGTTTGAAGGTGGTACTCATAGAGTTCAAAGGGTACCTGCAACAGAATCTCAAGGAAGAGTTCATACTTCAGCAATAACAGTTGCTGTAATGCCTGAAGTTGATGATGTTGAGATTGAGATAAATCCAAATGATCTTAAAATTGATGTGATGAGAGCAAGTGGTAATGGTGGGCAATCAGTAAATACTACAGATTCAGCAGTAAGAATCACACATATTCCAACAGGAATTGTTGTTACAAACCAAGACCAAAAATCTCAGCATAAAAATAAAGACAAAGCCATGAAAGTGTTAAAAGCTAGGCTTTATGATATACAAATGCAAGAGAAAATGGAAGCAGAGGGTGCTAACAGAAAAGAACAAGTTGGAACTGGTGATAGAAGTGGAAGAATTAGAACATATAATTATCCACAAAATAGAGTTTCAGACCATAGAATAAATTTAACTTTGTATAGACTTGATTATATTATGAATGATGGTCTATTTAATGAAATAATTGACCCACTGATAACAGACTATCAAGCAAGACTAATAGAGGCTAATGGATTATAA
- a CDS encoding 3-isopropylmalate dehydratase large subunit — MGQTITEKIFSEHVGREVFAGEIVRSPIDMVIGNDITTPISIRAFEEGGFEKLANPEGFAIVLDHFIPAKDIASANQAKISRDFAMKHDLKYFFDEKDMGIEHALLPEKGLVLPGDVIIGADSHTCTHGGLGAFSTGMGSTDISFGMITGGNWFKVPESIKVVMTGKPSEYVSGKDIILEVIRQLGVDGALYQALEFTGDTVQYLTMDDRFSICNMAIEAGAKNGIFAYDETTEEFLKKTTEANGGLRAEPKIHYSDEDAKYTKIIEIDVANLEPVIAYPFLPDNGHSVSQAVADEIRVDQVFIGSCTNGRLSDFKIAAEILEGKKVARHVRMILTPGTQKILREATKLGYIDTLVDAGAVVSNPTCGACLGGYMGILGDEEVCISTTNRNFVGRMGSRSSKIYLANSAVAAASAISGYITDPKSL; from the coding sequence ATGGGTCAAACAATTACAGAAAAAATATTTAGTGAACACGTAGGAAGAGAAGTTTTTGCAGGTGAGATTGTAAGAAGTCCAATTGATATGGTTATTGGAAATGATATTACAACTCCTATTTCAATTAGAGCATTTGAAGAGGGTGGATTTGAAAAATTAGCTAATCCTGAAGGGTTTGCAATTGTATTAGATCACTTTATTCCAGCAAAAGATATTGCATCTGCTAATCAAGCAAAAATCTCAAGAGATTTTGCTATGAAGCATGATTTAAAATATTTCTTTGATGAAAAAGATATGGGAATTGAGCATGCTTTATTACCAGAAAAAGGTTTAGTATTACCAGGAGATGTTATTATTGGTGCAGATTCACATACATGTACACATGGTGGATTAGGTGCATTTTCTACTGGTATGGGATCTACAGATATCTCATTTGGTATGATTACTGGTGGTAACTGGTTTAAGGTTCCAGAATCAATTAAAGTTGTAATGACTGGTAAACCAAGTGAATATGTTTCAGGAAAAGATATTATTCTTGAGGTTATTAGACAATTAGGTGTTGATGGAGCTTTATATCAAGCTTTAGAATTTACTGGTGATACAGTTCAATATTTAACTATGGATGATAGATTCTCTATTTGTAATATGGCAATTGAAGCTGGTGCAAAAAATGGTATCTTCGCTTATGATGAAACTACTGAAGAGTTTTTAAAGAAAACTACTGAAGCAAATGGTGGATTAAGAGCAGAACCAAAAATTCACTATTCTGATGAAGATGCGAAATATACAAAAATCATTGAGATTGATGTTGCTAATTTAGAGCCAGTGATTGCTTATCCTTTCTTACCAGATAATGGACACTCAGTTTCTCAAGCAGTAGCAGATGAAATCAGAGTTGACCAAGTATTTATTGGATCATGTACAAATGGTAGATTATCTGACTTTAAAATCGCAGCAGAGATTTTAGAAGGTAAAAAAGTTGCAAGACATGTAAGAATGATCTTAACACCTGGAACTCAAAAAATCCTTAGAGAAGCTACAAAATTAGGATATATTGATACACTAGTTGATGCTGGTGCGGTTGTTTCAAATCCTACATGTGGAGCATGTTTAGGTGGATATATGGGAATCTTAGGAGATGAAGAGGTTTGTATCTCAACAACTAATAGAAACTTTGTAGGAAGAATGGGTTCTAGAAGCTCTAAAATCTACTTAGCTAATAGTGCAGTTGCAGCAGCAAGTGCAATCTCAGGATATATCACAGACCCTAAAAGTTTATAA
- a CDS encoding cytochrome b/b6 domain-containing protein, with product MNNNYRTYVWSFLGRISHWLLVISLFSCFITSFYEELLTLHVSIGIVVFGMLMMKIVWGVIGPKYARWSDFKFALKDLKFYFVEKIRNRYRTIQPGHNPASSWFAFLVTWFGIICCTSGFLLYGIQEGNGIFSSLNEKYISKSEILDSTHIFLAYLLLVMIFAHVSGVLIEQFYHKTNMVMAMVSGYKKAKGEDITTTFRMKLLGSLYIIGVLIIAVYSYCTPNNMFTKSKFEKISYKELDYDFYFECSDCHNLFPPFLLPANSWTELMKNQHEHFEEDLELDESLVKKINSYLVTNSADKSTKESAYNLNREINNSKLYTITKTNYWKQIHKDIPEKIFENDIVEKKSNCVACHKGFEQGIIFDINITYPPKVTKK from the coding sequence ATGAATAATAATTATAGAACATACGTTTGGTCTTTCCTTGGTAGAATAAGTCATTGGCTTTTAGTAATAAGTTTATTTTCTTGTTTTATAACATCTTTTTATGAAGAACTTCTTACTCTTCATGTTTCAATTGGTATTGTTGTTTTTGGTATGCTTATGATGAAAATTGTATGGGGAGTAATTGGACCTAAATATGCTAGATGGAGTGATTTTAAATTTGCATTAAAAGATTTGAAGTTTTATTTTGTTGAAAAAATTAGAAATAGATATAGAACAATACAACCAGGACATAATCCAGCTTCATCTTGGTTTGCTTTTTTAGTAACGTGGTTTGGTATTATTTGTTGTACAAGTGGATTTTTACTTTATGGAATACAAGAGGGGAATGGGATATTCTCATCTTTAAATGAAAAATATATTTCAAAAAGTGAAATATTAGACTCAACTCATATATTTTTAGCATATTTATTACTAGTTATGATATTTGCACATGTGTCTGGTGTATTAATAGAACAGTTTTATCATAAAACAAATATGGTAATGGCAATGGTTAGTGGATATAAAAAAGCTAAGGGTGAAGATATTACTACTACTTTTAGAATGAAGTTATTAGGTTCACTGTATATTATAGGTGTATTAATTATTGCAGTATACTCTTATTGTACACCAAATAATATGTTTACTAAAAGTAAATTTGAAAAAATCTCTTATAAAGAATTAGATTATGACTTTTATTTTGAGTGTTCAGATTGCCATAACCTGTTTCCACCTTTTTTACTACCTGCAAACTCATGGACAGAGTTAATGAAAAATCAACATGAACATTTTGAAGAAGATTTAGAATTAGATGAAAGTTTAGTAAAAAAAATAAATTCTTATCTGGTTACTAATTCAGCAGATAAATCAACAAAAGAATCGGCCTATAATTTAAATAGAGAAATAAATAATTCTAAACTTTATACTATAACAAAAACTAATTACTGGAAACAGATACATAAAGATATTCCAGAAAAAATATTTGAAAATGATATAGTTGAAAAAAAATCAAATTGTGTAGCATGTCATAAAGGATTTGAACAAGGAATAATTTTTGACATAAATATTACATATCCTCCAAAAGTTACTAAAAAGTAA
- the mobA gene encoding molybdenum cofactor guanylyltransferase MobA, translating to MDSSLYFDIPCVILCGGKSSRMGEDKALLPFSNHNTLSQYQYDRLKLHFKKIYISSKTDKFDFDKNLILDKGEIYSPIVALETIFKTLENEQRIFIITVDTPFVKIETIKKIIDLSINYDIVIPEAEKTHNLCGVFNKSCLSLIKEMLNNNIHKVNYLIKNSKTKILQCDDENEFLNLNDKTQYNLAKSFIS from the coding sequence ATGGATTCTTCACTCTATTTTGATATACCTTGTGTAATTCTTTGTGGAGGGAAAAGTTCAAGAATGGGAGAAGACAAAGCTCTTCTTCCTTTTTCAAATCATAATACCTTATCTCAATACCAATACGATAGATTAAAACTTCATTTTAAAAAAATATATATATCATCTAAAACTGATAAATTTGACTTTGATAAAAATTTAATTTTGGATAAAGGAGAAATCTATTCTCCGATAGTTGCATTGGAAACTATATTTAAAACATTAGAAAATGAACAAAGAATATTTATAATTACAGTTGATACTCCATTTGTAAAAATTGAAACAATAAAAAAAATAATTGATTTATCAATAAATTACGATATTGTAATACCTGAAGCGGAAAAAACACATAATTTATGTGGTGTGTTTAATAAATCTTGCTTATCATTAATCAAAGAGATGTTAAATAATAATATTCATAAAGTAAATTACTTAATTAAAAATTCAAAAACAAAAATCCTACAATGTGACGATGAGAACGAGTTTTTGAATCTAAATGACAAAACCCAATATAACTTAGCTAAATCATTTATAAGCTGA
- a CDS encoding c-type cytochrome yields the protein MQVKKAVLLGFIACFFAFEATAADMSYTNAEIYTKMCSKCHGLSAEGNPAKKGPALNDQTAHELEISLYDLKSGGLNQSSGTEHEVMEHNMKKIIEKGMNYEPKSMAEYIFTSFNSEAKYYKKTTGKTNYTVSEIYAEMCSKCHGRNAEGNPAKKGPALNDKTAHEIEAELLDIQSGGLNQSSGTEHEVMEHNQNKIEEKGMSYTPKEMAKYIEENFLKN from the coding sequence ATGCAAGTTAAAAAAGCAGTTTTATTAGGTTTCATAGCATGTTTCTTTGCCTTTGAAGCTACAGCAGCAGATATGAGTTATACAAATGCTGAAATTTATACAAAAATGTGTTCTAAATGTCATGGATTAAGTGCAGAGGGAAACCCAGCTAAAAAAGGTCCAGCTTTAAATGACCAAACTGCTCATGAACTTGAAATCAGTTTATATGATTTAAAAAGTGGAGGATTAAACCAATCTTCAGGAACTGAGCACGAAGTTATGGAACATAATATGAAAAAGATTATTGAAAAAGGTATGAATTATGAGCCAAAATCTATGGCTGAATATATCTTTACATCTTTTAATTCAGAGGCAAAATATTATAAAAAAACTACTGGAAAAACAAATTATACTGTATCAGAAATTTATGCAGAAATGTGTTCAAAATGTCATGGTCGAAATGCAGAGGGAAATCCTGCTAAAAAAGGTCCTGCACTTAATGATAAAACTGCACATGAAATTGAAGCAGAGTTATTAGATATTCAAAGTGGTGGATTAAACCAATCTTCAGGAACAGAGCATGAAGTAATGGAGCATAATCAAAATAAAATTGAAGAAAAAGGTATGAGTTATACTCCTAAAGAGATGGCTAAATACATAGAAGAAAACTTCTTAAAAAACTAA
- a CDS encoding FAD/NAD(P)-binding oxidoreductase, with the protein MVNNDELKKALDMLDSELKKKGISRRDALKLAGLGSASFLMGNGTEAQAATVANASEAKGKIVIVGGGLAGIATAAKLSSDLSNPDITVIEPNPISVSYQPGQTLVAAGIWEKSDIVYNTKDFVPSGVKMIKDKVAEFNPEANKVITESGETISYDFLIVATGLVLDYGQIKGLEGVGHSAEANEKVSEKIGKNGLHSIYYADGAVNTWKGMQELISEAKSGKKLKALYTHPNTPIKCGGAPKKIMYLTNARLNEAGVRDNVDMWFYPNGSKMFGVPEYHEAIVKQFEARNMNWEYKNNLIEVDTENKIATFEKRWFEKGEWDEDLEEYEMIPVSKKVQREYDFMHVTPPMRAPDAVKNSSLAWQRGSASKGGWVELNKETLQHTRYPNVFGIGDVAGIPMGKTGGSARKQYKVLVENLIAAMEGKELAAKYAGYTVCPLITDIGKVMLAEFNWTKKPTPSFPLDPTQERYIWWLLKVYLLKPMTVYGMLSGKA; encoded by the coding sequence ATGGTTAATAACGACGAGCTTAAAAAAGCTTTAGATATGTTAGATTCAGAACTTAAAAAAAAGGGTATATCAAGAAGGGATGCTCTTAAACTAGCTGGACTTGGTTCAGCATCATTCTTAATGGGAAATGGTACAGAAGCACAAGCAGCAACTGTTGCTAATGCAAGTGAAGCAAAAGGGAAAATTGTAATTGTTGGTGGAGGACTTGCAGGTATTGCAACGGCAGCAAAACTATCTAGTGATTTATCAAACCCAGATATTACAGTAATTGAGCCAAATCCAATATCAGTATCATATCAACCAGGACAAACATTAGTAGCTGCTGGTATATGGGAAAAATCAGATATTGTTTATAATACAAAAGATTTTGTACCAAGTGGTGTAAAAATGATAAAAGATAAAGTAGCTGAATTTAATCCAGAGGCAAATAAAGTGATAACAGAAAGTGGGGAAACTATCTCTTATGACTTCTTAATAGTTGCTACTGGATTGGTTTTAGATTACGGACAAATTAAAGGTTTAGAAGGGGTAGGTCACTCTGCAGAAGCAAATGAAAAAGTATCAGAAAAAATTGGTAAAAATGGATTACATTCTATATATTATGCTGATGGCGCAGTTAATACTTGGAAAGGTATGCAAGAGCTAATCTCTGAAGCAAAATCTGGTAAAAAATTAAAAGCTTTATACACTCACCCAAATACTCCAATAAAATGTGGTGGAGCTCCAAAGAAAATTATGTATCTTACAAATGCAAGACTAAATGAAGCAGGTGTTAGAGATAACGTGGATATGTGGTTTTATCCAAACGGTTCAAAAATGTTTGGTGTTCCAGAATATCATGAGGCAATTGTTAAACAATTTGAAGCTAGAAATATGAACTGGGAATATAAAAACAATCTTATAGAAGTTGATACAGAAAATAAAATAGCAACTTTTGAGAAAAGATGGTTTGAAAAAGGTGAATGGGATGAAGATTTAGAAGAGTATGAGATGATTCCTGTAAGTAAAAAAGTTCAAAGAGAATATGATTTCATGCATGTAACACCACCAATGAGAGCACCTGATGCAGTTAAAAACTCTAGTTTAGCATGGCAAAGAGGTAGTGCTTCAAAAGGTGGATGGGTTGAACTAAACAAAGAAACATTACAACATACAAGATATCCAAATGTATTTGGTATTGGGGATGTTGCTGGTATTCCTATGGGAAAAACAGGAGGAAGTGCAAGAAAACAATATAAAGTTTTAGTAGAAAACTTAATTGCAGCAATGGAAGGAAAAGAATTAGCAGCTAAATATGCAGGTTATACTGTGTGTCCTTTAATTACAGATATTGGAAAAGTTATGTTAGCGGAGTTTAATTGGACTAAAAAACCAACTCCATCTTTCCCTCTTGATCCTACACAAGAGAGATATATTTGGTGGTTATTAAAAGTTTATTTACTTAAACCAATGACAGTTTATGGAATGTTATCAGGTAAAGCATAA
- a CDS encoding DUF3365 domain-containing protein translates to MKKQFKAIAIFILIGSLSLIYAQKLTLEGVKKTASKVTKEFESRLKKELKDAKRSGGTKTMTDFCINDSKKIQKEISEKYGSKISIKRISLNNRNDKAKPEENEIKILEAFDLIQKSDAYEPEQIVQIVDDNTYKVYSPIQMNSRDCKKCHGLDRKVDKEAKKRFSEIYKNDRGYGHKSGDIRGAVVVTVSK, encoded by the coding sequence TTGAAAAAACAATTTAAGGCAATAGCAATTTTTATTTTAATTGGTAGTTTATCTTTGATTTATGCTCAGAAATTAACTTTAGAAGGTGTAAAAAAAACAGCTTCAAAAGTTACAAAAGAGTTTGAATCTAGATTAAAAAAAGAGTTAAAAGATGCAAAAAGATCTGGTGGTACTAAAACTATGACTGATTTTTGTATAAATGATTCTAAAAAAATTCAAAAAGAGATAAGTGAAAAGTATGGTTCAAAAATTTCTATAAAAAGAATTAGTTTAAATAATAGAAATGATAAAGCAAAACCAGAAGAAAATGAGATAAAAATACTAGAAGCTTTTGATTTAATTCAAAAATCAGATGCCTATGAGCCAGAACAAATTGTTCAAATAGTTGATGATAACACTTATAAAGTCTATTCACCTATTCAAATGAATAGTAGAGATTGTAAAAAATGTCATGGTTTAGATAGAAAAGTTGATAAAGAAGCTAAAAAGAGGTTCTCTGAAATTTATAAAAATGACAGAGGATATGGACATAAAAGTGGAGATATTAGAGGTGCAGTTGTAGTGACTGTCTCTAAGTAA
- the glmM gene encoding phosphoglucosamine mutase, with protein MKLFGTDGVRGKAGEFLDAITVLKLAKAAGIYFRKFSTTNKILVGKDTRRSGYMIENALVSGLTSVGYDVIQIGPMPTPAIAYLTESMRCDGGIMISASHNPFEDNGIKFFDNHGDKLSSDGESEIEKIFQNRELLQEEEMTGREIGSSKRIDDVIGRYIVSIKSTFPQDLTLKGIRIVLDCANGAAYKVAPTILDELGADVITINDEPNGYNINESCGALHPEQVGKLVREYRADIGIALDGDADRLVVVDEKGNVIHGDKLLGALALFLKQENILKGDACVATVMSNKALEDFLNSYELKLLRSDVGDKHVLEQMKKNGVNFGGEQSGHIIFSDVAKTGDGLASALQVLALMLRSKKKASEILNPFDLYPQLLVNVKVTEKKPLEQVEGLEELLNSIRQKGIRDLIRYSGTENKIRLLLEGKNKKDVEKSMNELEKFIKKSL; from the coding sequence ATGAAACTATTTGGAACTGATGGGGTTCGTGGTAAAGCGGGCGAATTTTTAGATGCAATTACAGTATTAAAGTTAGCAAAAGCAGCTGGTATATATTTTAGAAAATTTTCAACAACAAATAAAATATTAGTAGGAAAAGATACAAGAAGAAGTGGTTATATGATTGAAAATGCACTTGTAAGTGGATTAACATCAGTTGGATATGACGTTATTCAAATTGGACCAATGCCAACACCAGCAATTGCATATTTAACTGAATCTATGAGATGTGATGGCGGTATTATGATATCTGCTTCTCATAATCCCTTTGAAGATAATGGAATTAAGTTTTTTGATAACCATGGAGACAAGTTAAGCAGCGATGGTGAATCAGAAATTGAAAAAATATTTCAAAATAGAGAATTATTACAAGAAGAAGAGATGACAGGAAGAGAGATTGGCTCTTCAAAAAGAATTGATGATGTAATAGGAAGATATATAGTATCTATTAAAAGTACTTTTCCACAAGATTTAACATTAAAAGGTATTAGAATTGTTCTTGACTGTGCAAATGGTGCAGCATATAAAGTAGCTCCAACAATATTAGATGAATTGGGTGCAGATGTTATAACAATCAATGATGAGCCAAATGGTTATAATATAAATGAAAGTTGTGGCGCACTACACCCTGAACAAGTTGGCAAATTAGTTAGAGAATATAGAGCTGATATTGGAATTGCACTTGATGGTGATGCAGATAGACTTGTAGTAGTTGATGAAAAAGGTAATGTAATCCATGGGGATAAACTTTTAGGAGCTCTTGCATTATTTTTAAAACAAGAAAATATTTTAAAAGGTGATGCTTGCGTTGCTACAGTGATGTCAAATAAAGCATTAGAAGATTTTTTAAACTCTTATGAGCTTAAGCTATTAAGATCTGATGTTGGTGATAAACACGTGTTAGAACAAATGAAGAAAAATGGTGTAAATTTTGGTGGAGAACAAAGTGGTCATATAATATTTTCAGATGTTGCAAAAACAGGTGATGGCTTAGCCTCAGCACTTCAAGTATTAGCTTTAATGTTAAGAAGTAAGAAAAAAGCAAGTGAAATATTAAACCCTTTTGATCTTTATCCCCAACTTTTAGTTAATGTAAAAGTCACAGAAAAAAAACCATTAGAGCAAGTTGAAGGTTTAGAAGAACTCTTAAATAGTATTAGACAAAAGGGTATTAGGGATTTAATAAGATATTCGGGGACAGAAAATAAAATAAGACTTCTTTTAGAAGGTAAAAATAAAAAAGATGTTGAAAAGTCTATGAACGAATTAGAAAAGTTTATTAAAAAGTCTTTATGA